From the genome of Planctomycetaceae bacterium:
TTTGGGTAGAGACCTGCGGGGGAAGCTGAATATTCAACCCAGGATTTCGAAAATAGTTGTCCGGTGTTCCAGGGGGGATGCGATTCTTCCTGTAACGGGGGAGTGGAAGCGACGCAGAACCCCGGATTTTGAGGTGCTTTCTCTACCATCGAAGGGAATCAACCATGGCGCAGGCCTCCGATCTTACAGGGGAGTTCTCCACGTTTTTTGTCGGAGCGAACAAGGAAAGGGCGTTCGCCGGACACGACCATTTGGAACTTCGCCATGCCGAAACGGTGATCCGTCGAATGCTGCGATCATCCACAAGCGTGGCAGATCCGGTTCGCCAGCGGGTCCATGAAGCGGCGCGTATTCTCAACAAGGCGTTGGTGGAAACCGAATCCGTACGCCTTTCGGATGTCCACAGCATTGATACCAGACGACGTTATCGATCCACATCGTTCCGACTCGCCCGTCGTTTTCTCCGCCAGCTCTCAAGGCTCACACGAGCCTGACACAGTCGATCGCTTCATTTTCCATAAGAGCCGAGCCCATAGGGTTCGGCTTTTTTGTTTGATAATGAACTGTTGGCGCATGGCCTGAGACCAGTGAATGTCATCATCCTGCTCGCTATCATGCTGCCCGTTCTGGTGTTTGCCGGTGTGCATGGTAGCCCATGAAAACATCATCTCGTTTCTTCCCCGGAAAGTCCGACTCTTGTGATTCCTCAACTCCTGGTTTCAGTTCGAAATCGTCAGGAAGCCGTCAACGCACTGGCGGGAGGGGCGCAGATTATTGATGTCAAAGAACCATCAAAGGGCCCGCTGGGAATGGCTGATGTGCCCACCATGATCGACGTGGCCGACGCGACATTGCGGTGGAATCAAGCCAACCGAACTGCCGTATCCACAAGCTTTGCGCTGGGAGAAATCGGGGACTGGGAGGGCATGGACCATCAGGAGTCCCGTTCAGCAGCGTTGGAGGATCATCGAAATTTGGTGAACGCCTTCCGGGAGGGTCGATTGGCCGGCGTGCTGCTGAAGGTCGGGACAAGTCGAGCTGGAGGGGAACACGTTCGTTCAAACGTTTTTCCAGAATCGCTGCTACCCTACGTTGCATCGCTAGAGAATCCGGTGGCGAATTGGATCGCGGTCGCCTACGCGGACTACACGCGATGTCAGGGGATCTGCCCCCTCAAGCTCGCGGAACGGGCTGTCACAAGTCCCGGCTGTGTTGGCCTGCTGATCGATACTTTTGTTAAGGACGGACAGGGGCTGCTGCGTTTTATGTCGCAGGAAGCTCTTCACGCAATCCGGAACATCACGAGCACGGCAAATCTCCGACTGGCACTTGCGGGACAAATCCAAACCTGTGACCTGCCTGCACTTTGCGGAATTGCACCGGATGTCATCGGGATTCGCGGGGCAGCCTGCGATTCGGGGGACCGAAAATCGGCCATCTCACAGATTCGGGTCCGCGATTTCCTCGAAGCCCTCGCAGCGACAAGGTGGTCAAGGCATCGGGAAGATGCTCAAAGCAATGTGAGTGGCCATCAGTAAAAGG
Proteins encoded in this window:
- a CDS encoding (5-formylfuran-3-yl)methyl phosphate synthase, with the translated sequence MIPQLLVSVRNRQEAVNALAGGAQIIDVKEPSKGPLGMADVPTMIDVADATLRWNQANRTAVSTSFALGEIGDWEGMDHQESRSAALEDHRNLVNAFREGRLAGVLLKVGTSRAGGEHVRSNVFPESLLPYVASLENPVANWIAVAYADYTRCQGICPLKLAERAVTSPGCVGLLIDTFVKDGQGLLRFMSQEALHAIRNITSTANLRLALAGQIQTCDLPALCGIAPDVIGIRGAACDSGDRKSAISQIRVRDFLEALAATRWSRHREDAQSNVSGHQ